A genome region from Dehalococcoidia bacterium includes the following:
- a CDS encoding HNH endonuclease, whose amino-acid sequence MQRTPPIEVRRQLRREVGFGCPIPGCGNPYLRWHHFDPPWRDEKHHRPAGMIALCAEHHAKADAGAYSREQLHEFKRAARKGNKQIEGRFDWLRRDLLMVVGGNFFHNTPVAIEAKGKPIIWFTRDDAAHLLVNVRMITVSGQPRCRIEESYWISPSLPEDLECPPSGKILRVSYANGDYLAIEFFEMQSAEDLVLRYPMASPRGWPLSFPITAVEIAETVGGTEYRFDSSSLCLPRGNVVRACFFEGCRAGISIS is encoded by the coding sequence GTGCAACGGACGCCGCCCATTGAAGTGCGCCGTCAATTGAGACGTGAGGTGGGTTTCGGTTGCCCGATCCCCGGCTGCGGCAACCCCTATCTGCGTTGGCACCACTTCGACCCCCCTTGGCGAGATGAAAAGCATCACCGACCTGCGGGCATGATAGCATTGTGTGCGGAGCACCACGCCAAGGCCGATGCGGGCGCTTACTCTCGAGAACAGCTTCACGAATTCAAGAGGGCCGCACGGAAAGGAAACAAACAGATCGAAGGCCGGTTCGACTGGCTGCGGCGAGACCTTTTGATGGTGGTGGGAGGGAACTTCTTCCACAATACCCCCGTTGCGATAGAGGCCAAGGGGAAGCCAATTATCTGGTTCACACGCGATGATGCAGCACACCTGCTGGTGAACGTTCGAATGATCACAGTGTCCGGACAACCTCGATGTCGTATTGAGGAAAGCTACTGGATATCTCCTAGCCTCCCTGAGGACCTGGAATGCCCTCCCTCCGGCAAGATCCTGCGGGTTAGCTACGCTAATGGAGACTACCTGGCAATCGAATTCTTCGAGATGCAATCGGCGGAAGACTTGGTGCTCCGCTATCCGATGGCTTCCCCACGTGGGTGGCCGCTTTCCTTTCCCATTACGGCCGTAGAAATCGCGGAAACCGTTGGGGGAACAGAATACAGGTTCGACTCCTCAAGTCTCTGTCTCCCGCGCGGAAACGTGGTCAGGGCATGTTTCTTCGAGGGCTGCCGGGCAGGAATTTCTATCTCCTAG
- a CDS encoding glycosyltransferase family 39 protein produces MAKATETAHTREAAAAPLRAALAAVRPHLKCAAVIFAVALAARIFWVVYVPADPTDLQTMDDTIFYHGSATSLAEGKGYLNPWVGYHTAQWPPGYSFLLAAVYWLPGPDVPAAWSTNILLGTLTCVALYWLGVLVAGQRAGALAGFIFAVFPGHVFFSTLVMSESLFVLIVVIAMALLALSLRGEEPGVPLLLLIGAALAAAALVRGQGLFMLVVAFLLWGIAGGDWAKALRRTAVVTVTALALIMPWTIRNYVAMDAFVFISTNDGGNLFMGHNENSNGRFNASDTWIGSWAEHLSWEEREVETSNVALREGLKFMFTHPWREAQLSATKIRALYEDDEDALRWIHHPDISRPVPFLKVISDVANAYYFAAIAAAGLGLLCWSRRPQGLLLLPLLIVAVFTAGQLLFFATSRFHLPMLPSFALLAATGLVWAVPEARSRLRSRRCR; encoded by the coding sequence ATGGCAAAGGCAACCGAGACCGCACACACCCGGGAAGCGGCGGCAGCCCCCTTACGCGCCGCCCTCGCCGCCGTTCGCCCTCACCTGAAGTGCGCCGCCGTCATCTTCGCGGTCGCCCTGGCGGCACGCATCTTCTGGGTCGTCTACGTGCCCGCGGACCCCACTGATCTCCAAACGATGGACGACACCATCTTCTACCACGGCTCCGCGACCTCACTCGCCGAAGGGAAGGGCTACCTGAACCCATGGGTCGGCTATCACACAGCGCAGTGGCCCCCGGGCTACAGCTTTCTGCTCGCCGCCGTCTACTGGTTGCCCGGCCCGGACGTGCCCGCCGCGTGGTCGACCAACATACTGCTGGGAACGCTGACGTGCGTCGCTCTCTACTGGCTGGGGGTCCTCGTCGCCGGGCAGAGGGCGGGAGCGTTGGCGGGGTTCATCTTCGCCGTCTTCCCTGGCCACGTCTTCTTCTCGACACTGGTCATGTCGGAGAGCCTGTTCGTACTGATCGTCGTCATCGCCATGGCGCTGCTGGCGCTGTCGCTGAGGGGTGAAGAGCCCGGCGTGCCACTCCTCCTACTGATTGGGGCCGCGCTCGCCGCCGCCGCCCTTGTGCGCGGGCAAGGCCTCTTTATGCTGGTCGTCGCCTTCCTGCTGTGGGGTATCGCCGGCGGCGACTGGGCGAAGGCCCTGCGGCGGACTGCCGTTGTAACCGTGACGGCGCTCGCGCTCATCATGCCCTGGACGATACGCAACTACGTGGCGATGGACGCCTTTGTCTTCATCAGCACCAACGATGGCGGCAACCTGTTCATGGGCCACAACGAGAATTCCAATGGCCGCTTCAACGCCAGCGACACGTGGATCGGAAGTTGGGCCGAGCACCTGTCGTGGGAGGAGCGGGAGGTGGAGACGAGCAACGTAGCGCTGCGCGAAGGGCTGAAGTTCATGTTCACCCACCCCTGGCGCGAAGCGCAGCTTTCTGCCACGAAGATACGGGCGCTGTACGAGGACGATGAGGACGCGCTGCGCTGGATCCACCATCCCGACATCAGCCGCCCCGTTCCTTTTCTCAAAGTCATCTCCGACGTGGCGAACGCGTACTATTTTGCCGCGATCGCCGCTGCCGGGCTTGGTCTCCTTTGTTGGTCACGCCGGCCCCAAGGTCTCCTCCTGCTCCCGCTCCTCATCGTCGCCGTGTTCACAGCGGGGCAGCTCCTGTTCTTTGCCACGTCCCGCTTCCACCTGCCGATGCTGCCGTCGTTCGCATTGCTCGCCGCCACAGGGCTGGTGTGGGCGGTGCCGGAAGCGAGAAGCCGGCTACGTTCTCGTCGATGTCGGTGA
- a CDS encoding helix-turn-helix domain-containing protein, whose product MRNEPNEGEPKGLRLIREDALPENIQYRDEGCELSPSCLNCPLPYCRYDHPGGVRHIRNRGRDSEIVRLRYRERLPVNALARRFGVSRRTVFRVLKRANRETSPRPRAAPSPAVGNSSESIGASR is encoded by the coding sequence ATGAGAAACGAACCGAACGAAGGTGAACCGAAGGGTCTCCGGCTGATACGGGAGGACGCGCTGCCGGAGAACATTCAGTACCGCGATGAGGGCTGCGAGCTTTCGCCCTCATGCCTGAACTGCCCGCTGCCGTACTGTCGCTACGATCACCCGGGCGGCGTGCGTCACATCCGCAACCGCGGCCGCGATAGCGAGATCGTGCGGCTGCGTTACCGCGAGCGGCTGCCTGTTAACGCCCTGGCGCGTCGCTTCGGCGTGTCGCGGCGGACGGTCTTCCGCGTCCTCAAGCGTGCGAACAGGGAGACGTCACCCCGGCCGAGGGCGGCCCCTTCGCCGGCTGTCGGCAACTCTTCTGAATCGATAGGAGCTTCCCGATGA
- a CDS encoding phage portal protein, with product MTNLTIPQQIARMDAPRLRAYAENLAFYEGEQWADSRRSRRERRLVFNYAKALIEKTTSYLMSGTTFAVDPVDGSEGEQERARLAERALAEVYEANQLAQLDFDTEIDAAVLGDGAFKVTWDTAERRVRVSAPDVQGIYVWWLGDDVSRVWRVASRYTLSPEEVEMLYNVAPSKARMRAKGSEVVEVWTDAEFELWVDNAPIERKANPYGFIPFVIYPNLREPKRFWGVSDVAAIKESSRELNRALSQLSMILELSGNPIAVLENVGESQDIAVQPGAVWELPERARAYLLDLLQGGGVKLHVDYVDLIYRTLHDLGESPRTAFGENRQGLSGVALSVEMDPLLKKVQRKRLIRSAAYRRRNEMILRILEQFTGVNYAPYRTRMVWGPVLPQDRSRLVEDEVRLVASGIHSRRRAAAELGVEDPDEELRRCQEEHMMI from the coding sequence ATGACCAACCTCACGATCCCCCAACAGATAGCGCGGATGGACGCGCCCCGCCTGCGCGCCTACGCCGAGAACCTCGCGTTCTACGAGGGCGAGCAGTGGGCGGACTCGCGGCGGAGCCGTCGTGAGCGGCGCCTCGTCTTCAACTACGCCAAGGCGCTTATCGAGAAGACGACCTCCTACCTGATGAGCGGCACGACCTTCGCCGTCGACCCCGTGGACGGCTCGGAGGGGGAGCAGGAGCGCGCCCGCCTCGCCGAGAGGGCGCTCGCCGAGGTGTACGAGGCGAACCAGCTCGCGCAGCTCGACTTCGATACGGAGATCGACGCCGCGGTCCTCGGCGACGGCGCGTTCAAGGTGACGTGGGACACGGCGGAGAGGCGCGTCCGCGTGTCGGCGCCCGACGTGCAGGGCATCTACGTCTGGTGGCTGGGCGACGATGTCTCGCGCGTGTGGCGAGTCGCGAGCCGCTACACGCTCTCGCCGGAAGAGGTCGAGATGCTGTACAACGTCGCGCCGTCGAAGGCGCGCATGCGGGCGAAGGGGTCGGAGGTCGTCGAGGTGTGGACGGACGCGGAGTTCGAGCTGTGGGTCGACAACGCGCCCATCGAGCGGAAGGCGAACCCGTACGGCTTCATTCCGTTCGTCATCTACCCCAACCTGCGCGAGCCGAAACGGTTCTGGGGCGTGTCCGACGTGGCCGCGATCAAGGAGTCGTCGCGCGAGCTCAACCGGGCGCTGTCGCAGCTCTCGATGATCCTCGAGCTTTCGGGCAACCCCATCGCCGTGCTCGAGAACGTGGGCGAGTCGCAGGACATCGCCGTCCAGCCCGGCGCGGTGTGGGAGCTGCCGGAGCGGGCGCGGGCGTACCTGCTCGACCTGTTGCAGGGCGGCGGCGTCAAGCTGCACGTCGACTACGTCGACCTCATATACCGCACGCTGCACGACCTGGGGGAGTCGCCGCGGACGGCGTTCGGCGAGAACCGGCAGGGATTATCGGGGGTGGCGCTGAGCGTGGAGATGGACCCGCTGCTGAAGAAGGTGCAGCGAAAGCGTCTGATCCGCTCGGCCGCCTATCGCCGGCGCAACGAGATGATATTGCGCATCCTGGAGCAGTTCACGGGGGTGAACTACGCGCCCTACCGGACGCGGATGGTGTGGGGGCCGGTGCTGCCGCAGGACCGCAGCCGTCTGGTGGAGGACGAAGTGCGGCTGGTAGCGTCGGGGATACACTCGCGGCGACGGGCTGCCGCGGAGCTGGGGGTCGAAGACCCGGACGAAGAGCTCCGCCGCTGCCAGGAGGAACATATGATGATCTAG